Proteins encoded in a region of the Zea mays cultivar B73 chromosome 4, Zm-B73-REFERENCE-NAM-5.0, whole genome shotgun sequence genome:
- the LOC103655055 gene encoding agmatine coumaroyltransferase-2 — MEIIVHSSRSVKPNYGDRSDGGAVAASVEVVHLSVFDKISYDEYITGVCAFHPPAPPNHILEAGLATALAVYREWAGRLGMDGTGNRAIVLNDAGARYVEATADAELSSSVVLELTTGANLLSLYPPSCDGAKELLLAQVTRFRCGSIIVGVSVHHRVADGHAIWAFLFAWGQATRGVRIDDSIPVQQRHDRLSLFAPRDPPQVKFDHRGNEFKPHVGDASGGNGAAHAGDEVVIHRVHFSKEWIMELKSQSQAAASEGAAATARPYTTTLQCVAAHLWRCITAARGLDGNQTTRMRIAVNGRSRMKDPRVPVGYTGNAVLWAWPTTTARELGRQHIRETVELISREVARIDDAYFRSFIDFAGSGAVEKEQLVPTADSLELTLSPNVEVDSLLGIPFYDMDFGGARPALVNYDEYIFYVYAFHPPAPPNAVLEAALAKALAEYREWAGRLGVEASGNPAIVLNDAGARFVEATADAEFGGSTVALLSTGGKVLSRLYPSCDGVEELLLVQVTRFRCASLVLGFTMHHKVADGPGMWNFMVAWGQATRGVAIDPVPVHDRTSSLFARRRERDSRVKFEHRGAEFKVKPRGEGPPASDGVGAVVRADDEVVVVHRVHFSREWITELKSRASQGAPSRQYTTLQCVAAHLWRCITEARGLHGREATRIRIAVNGRARMVRPPVPEGYTGSVVLWAWPATTVRELLDRPLRYAVELISREVARIDDAYFRSFVDFAGSGAVEKEQLVPTADAAEVPLCTDIDVDCLLAIPFHKLNFGCGPPFYFRPGYGHAPVAGAIYVLRSFQGDGSVDAYVPLFRRTMDAFKKCCHSFPMTTTTGARL; from the exons ATGGAGATCATCGTGCACTCGTCCAGGTCTGTGAAGCCTAACTACGGTGACCGCAGCGACGGTGGCGCTGTCGCCGCCTCCGTTGAAGTCGTCCATCTCAGTGTGTTTGACAAGATAAGCTACGACGAGTACATCACCGGCGTATGCGCCTTCCACCCGCCAGCGCCGCCCAACCACATCCTCGAggctgggctggccacggcgctgGCCGTGTACCGCGAgtgggcggggcggctcggcatgGACGGCACCGGCAACCGCGCGATCGTTCTCAACGACGCCGGAGCACGGTACGTCGAGGCGACGGCCGACGCCGAGCTCAGCAGCAGCGTCGTCCTGGAGCTAACTACGGGTGCCAACCTGCTGAGCCTGTACCCGCCGAGCTGCGACGGCGCCAAGGAGCTGCTTCTCGCGCAGGTGACGCGGTTCCGGTGCGGCTCCATCATCGTCGGCGTCAGCGTGCACCACAGGGTCGCCGACGGGCACGCCATCTGGGCTTTCCTGTTCGCATGGGGCCAGGCCACTCGCGGCGTCCGCATCGACGACTCCATCCCTGTGCAGCAGCGGCACGACCGGTTATCTCTCTTCGCACCGCGGGATCCGCCGCAGGTCAAGTTCGACCACCGCGGCAACGAGTTCAAGCCTCACGTCGGAGATGCGTCGGGGGGCAACGGCGCTGCCCACGCCGGCGACGAGGTGGTGATACACAGGGTGCACTTCAGCAAGGAGTGGATCATGGAGCTGAAGTCGCAGTCGCAAGCGGCTGCATCGGAGGGTGCTGCCGCGACGGCGAGACCCTACACCACCACCCTGCAGTGTGTGGCGGCACACCTCTGGCGATGCATCACAGCGGCGCGTGGGCTCGACGGGAACCAGACCACCAGGATGCGCATCGCCGTGAACGGGCGGTCGCGGATGAAGGATCCACGGGTGCCCGTCGGGTACACTGGCAACGCCGTGCTCTGGGCGTGGCCGACGACCACGGCACGGGAGCTGGGGCGACAGCACATACGGGAAACCGTGGAGCTCATATCCCGGGAAGTGGCACGGATCGACGACGCCTACTTCAGGTCGTTCATCGACTTCGCCGGCTCCGGCGCCGTGGAGAAAGAGCAGCTGGTGCCGACGGCTGATTCGCTGGAGCTCACGCTGAGCCCGAACGTCGAGGTGGACAGCCTGCTCGGGATCCCGTTCTACGACATGGATTTCGGCGGTGCCCGGCC GGCCCTT GTGAACTACGATGAATACATCTTTTACGTGTACGCTTTCCACCCGCCGGCACCGCCCAACGCCGTCCTTGAGGCGGCGCTCGCCAAAGCGCTGGCCGAGTACCGCGAGTGGGCAGGGCGGCTCGGAGTGGAGGCCAGCGGCAACCCTGCCATCGTGCTCAACGACGCCGGCGCACGGTTCGTGGAGGCGACGGCCGACGCCGAGTTCGGCGGCAGCACCGTCGCTCTGCTGAGTACGGGGGGCAAGGTGCTGAGCCGCCTCTACCCGAGCTGCGACGGCGTCGAGGAGCTGCTGCTGGTCCAGGTCACGCGGTTCCGGTGCGCATCCCTCGTCCTCGGCTTCACCATGCATCACAAGGTGGCCGACGGGCCTGGCATGTGGAACTTCATGGTCGCGTGGGGGCAGGCCACTCGCGGCGTCGCCATCGACCCTGTCCCGGTGCACGACCGGACGTCGTCTCTCTTCGCGCGACGACGGGAACGGGACTCGCGGGTCAAGTTCGAGCACCGCGGCGCCGAGTTCAAGGTCAAGCCTCGCGGCGAGGGGCCGCCGGCGAGCGACGGTGTCGGTGCCGTCGTCCGTGCCGACGACGAGGTTGTGGTGGTGCACAGGGTGCACTTTAGCCGGGAGTGGATCACGGAGCTCAAGTCGCGTGCGTCGCAGGGCGCTCCCTCCCGGCAGTATACCACGTTGCAGTGCGTGGCGGCGCACCTCTGGCGGTGCATCACGGAGGCGCGTGGGCTCCACGGGCGCGAGGCCACCAGGATCCGCATTGCCGTGAACGGCCGCGCGCGGATGGTCCGGCCCCCGGTGCCGGAGGGATACACCGGCAGCGTCGTGCTGTGGGCGTGGCCGGCGACCACGGTTCGAGAGCTGCTGGACCGGCCTCTGCGGTACGCCGTGGAGCTCATCTCCCGGGAAGTTGCCCGGATTGACGACGCCTACTTCAGGTCGTTCGTTGACTTTGCAGGATCCGGGGCCGTGGAGAAGGAGCAGCTGGTGCCGACGGCCGACGCGGCCGAGGTCCCGCTGTGCACGGACATCGACGTCGACTGCCTGCTAGCGATACCGTTCCACAAGCTGAACTTCGGCTGTGGGCCGCCGTTCTACTTCAGGCCCGGCTACGGTCATGCGCCGGTTGCCGGCGCCATTTACGTCTTGAGGTCGTTCCAGGGAGATGGGAGTGTTGACGCTTACGTGCCTCTGTTTAGACGCACCATGGACGCCTTCAAAAAGTGCTGCCACTCCTttccgatgacgacgacgaccggCGCACGGCTTTAA
- the LOC103652790 gene encoding agmatine coumaroyltransferase-2 — protein MMKITVESWKVVTPSSSCCSGGRPSPDADGAVPLTAFDKVTYDLYMHGLYLFPPPAPPSSVLVAGLAAALAEYPEWAGRLGVDAHGNRAILLNGKGARFVEATADVPLRSVLPLEPATSETLSLHPAAGAESDDAAVGGEVLLLQVTRFPCGSFVVGTAAQHLVSDGAALRSFLNAWAQASRGAAIDDPVPLHDRVCFFLPRDPLRVEFEHRGAEYKPHPRTEKSRNKVDDRVVIHRVNFSRKFVAELKARASAGAPRPRSTLQCVAAHLWRCVTKARRLGDLRTATELRIAVNGRRRMKNPRVPEEYTGNVVLWARPTTTSAELLRSPLRQVVELVSKAVTAMDDVYFRSFVDFASSGVVEEEGLLPTADPLETVLSPNVEVDSMLGLPFQDFDFGGGPPFFFMPSYSPVEGLICIVSSFSGDGSIDAYVPLFSQAMDVFKNCCRSLAATDARL, from the coding sequence ATGATGAAGATCACCGTGGAGTCGTGGAAGGTCGTGACGCCCAGCTCCAGCTGCTGCAGCGGCGGTCGCCCTTCTCCCGATGCCGACGGCGCTGTTCCGCTCACGGCATTCGACAAGGTGACCTACGATCTGTACATGCATGGCCTATATTTGTTCCCCCCGCCGGCGCCGCCTAGCTCCGTCCTTGTCGCGGGGCTCGCCGCAGCGCTGGCCGAGTACCCGGAGTGGGCCGGGCGGCTCGGCGTGGACGCGCATGGCAACCGCGCCATCCTGCTCAACGGCAAGGGCGCGCGGTTCGTCGAGGCCACGGCCGACGTCCCGCTCCGCAGCGTCCTGCCGCTGGAGCCAGCGACTTCCGAGACGCTGAGCCTGCACCCGGCCGCGGGTGCGGAGTCGGACGACGCCGCCGTCGGCGGAGAGGTTCTGCTGCTCCAGGTCACGCGGTTCCCCTGCGGCTCCTTCGTCGTGGGCACGGCCGCGCAGCATCTCGTGTCCGACGGCGCCGCCTTGCGCAGCTTCTTGAACGCCTGGGCCCAGGCCTCGCGCGGCGCCGCCATCGACGACCCCGTCCCCCTGCACGACCGCGTGTGCTTCTTCCTGCCCCGGGACCCGCTCCGGGTCGAGTTCGAGCACCGCGGCGCCGAGTACAAGCCGCACCCGCGCACGGAGAAGTCAAGGAACAAAGTCGACGACAGGGTGGTGATACATAGGGTGAACTTCAGCCGGAAGTTCGTCGCCGAGCTCAAGGCGCGGGCGTCCGCTGGCGCGCCGCGCCCGCGCAGCACGCTGCAGTGCGTGGCCGCGCACCTGTGGCGGTGCGTCACGAAGGCGCGCAGGCTCGGCGACTTGCGCACGGCCACCGAGCTCCGCATCGCAGTGAACGGGCGGCGGCGGATGAAGAACCCACGCGTGCCGGAGGAGTACACGGGCAACGTCGTGCTCTGGGCGCGGCCAACCACGACCTCGGCCGAGCTGCTAAGGAGTCCCCTGAGGCAAGTCGTGGAGCTCGTGTCCAAGGCGGTGACCGCCATGGACGACGTCTATTTCAGGTCCTTCGTGGACTTCGCAAGCTCTGGGGTGGTGGAGGAGGAAGGGCTGCTGCCGACGGCAGACCCGTTGGAGACGGTGCTCAGCCCGAACGTCGAGGTGGATAGCATGCTGGGGCTcccgttccaggacttcgactttGGAGGTGGGCCGCCGTTCTTCTTCATGCCAAGTTACTCGCCGGTGGAGGGCCTCATATGCATCGTGTCGTCTTTCTCCGGTGACGGGAGCATTGACGCCTACGTCCCTCTCTTCAGCCAAGCAATGGACGTCTTCAAGAACTGCTGCCGCTCCCTGGCTGCAACAGACGCACGACTTTAG